In the genome of Streptomyces aquilus, the window GAGCGAGCGGGCCGTTCCCACCGGGCAGCCCAGCACCTCGGCCACCTGCTGCTCGGGCAGGTCCTGGTAGTAGCGCAGCACCACCGCGGCCCGCTGACGTGCCGGGAGCTGCGCCAACACGGCCTCCAGACGGGTCCGTTCGTCCACGGCGGCGGTCTCGTCCGCCGGCTCGGGCGCGTCGGGCAGCCGGTCGAGCGGGTCCGTGGGCTGCTCGCCCCACCAGCGGCGCCGCGCCGAGCGGGCCGCGGCGCGGGCCAGGATCTTGCGCACGTAGGCCTCGGGCGCCTGGTCGGCCACCCGTGGCCAGGCGAACCAGAGCTTGACCAGCGCCTCCTGCAACAGGTCCTCGGCCCGGTGCCGGTCGCCGCCGGTGAGCAGCCGCGCCAGATGCAGCAAGGCCGGCCACCGGTTCGCCACGAACCGGTCGAACGCGTCGGACCGTCCCTGCCTCATCAGCGTCGCCCCTCCCTCACACCCTTGATAAGGACGTCGGGCCCGGTCCCGCTATGCACCCCCGCCATGTGACATGGGTCACGCGCGCCATGATGGGGGGGAAGGAGTGCGAGGGAGAGAGACATGACGAGTGGCTACTCCGGTACCCCGCTCGCCCGGAAGATCGGGCTCAAGGGCGGACAGCGGGTGGGGCTGCGGCACGCGCCCGAAGGGTGGGACATCCCCGGGCTGCCCGACGGGTGTTCCCCTGTCGTCGGCGGCCCGCGCGGGATGGACGTCACCGTCGCCTTCCACCGGGAGCGTGCCCGGCTCGCGGCCGAGGCGGCGGCGCTGGTCCGGGACCTCGCCGACGACGCCATGCTCTGGATCGCCTGGCCCCGCAAGGCAGCCGGGCATGTCAGCGACATCACCGAGAACGACCTGCGGGAGCTCTTCCTCCCGCTCGGCGTCGTCGATGTGAAGGTGGCGGCGCTGGGGGAGGACTGGTCGGGGCTGAAATTCGTCCGGAGGAAGGAGAACCGGGGCGCGGAACGGCGGACTCGGCCGCGTACCTGAGGAGTCGTCGAGAAGTCCTTACCGTGAACCACTAGCATCGCGGCGGTACTTGAGAGCCGGGATGAGGTGAGGGCATGGAGGAGGCAGCGCGGGCGCCGCGTGTCGCCGTGGCCGTCGTGACCATGGGGAACCGGCCCGCCGAGGTCGACGCCCTGCTGGAGTCCGTGGCCAAGCAGGACGTCCCGCCCACCCGGATCGTGATCGTCGGCAACGGCTGCCGGCTGCCGGAGTTCGCCGAGCGGCTGTCCCTGCCCGGCGAGGTCACCGTCGTGGAACTGGAGGAGAACCTCGGCTGCCCGGGCGGACGCAACGTCGGGCTGGCCCGGCTGCGGGAGTTCGGGGACGTCGACGTCGTCGTCGAACTGGACGACGACGGGCTGCTCGTCGACGCCGACGTCCTGCGGCGGGTCGGCGAGCTGTTCGCGGCCGACGACCGGCTCGGCATCGTCGGCTTCCGGATCGCCGACGAGCACGGCGAGACCCAGCAGCGGCACGTGCCCCGCCTCGGCTCCGCCGATCCACTGCGCGGCGGGTACGTCACCGGCTTCCTCGGCGGCGGACACGGCTTCCGCATGGCCATGCTCGACCAGATCGGGGACTGGCCCGCGCGGTTCTTCTTCGCGCACGAGGAGTCCGACCTGGCGTGGCGCGCCGCCGACGCCGGCTGGCGCATCCTGTACGCCCCCGAGCTGCTGCTCCAGCACCCGAAGACCTCGCCCGCCCGGCACGCCGTCTACTACCGGGTCAACGCCCGCAACCGCGTGTGGCTGGCCCGGCGCCGACTGCCGCTGCCGCTGATCCCCGTCCACCTCGGCGTGTGGATGCTGCTGACCGTCGCACGGAACCGGTCCGGGGCCGGACTGCGCGCCTGGTTCGGCGGGTTCGCGGAGGGGCTGCGGGAGTCGGCGGGGGAGCGGCGGCCGATGCGCTGGCGGACGGTGTGGCGGCTGACCCGGCTGGGGCGGCCGCCCGTCATCTGAGCCGACGGTGCCCGGAAACGGACGAGGACCCCGGTCGTTCACCTCCGACGACCGGGGTCCTGTCACATCCCCGGATCCGGCCGCGACGGCGACACTCCCCCGAGTAACGCGTCAGACGCGCGCACCCTCGGGCCAGATCCGATGGAATGATCACATCAGGCGTCACCAACGGATCGCTAACATGTCGCCAACGGCGAGATTTCGCCAGGTACAGCGCGTCGGAAGGCAGTGGGTCGGTGTGAAGCGGTGCGAGCTGCGCTTCGGACTCCTGGGGCCGCCGGTCCTGTACGACGTCGACGGCGGCGCCGACCACCCCGCCGCCCGTGTCGTCAGCAGCCCCAAGGTGCGGGTGCTGCTGGCCGCGCTGCTGCTGGAGGCCGGCCGTACCGTCTCCGTCGACGCGCTCAAGGACGCCCTGTGGGGCGGGTCGCCGCCCGCCTCCGCGCAGGCCTCCCTGCACAACCACGTCACCCGGCTGCGCCGGCTGCTCGACGACCCCGACCGGCTGCGGGCCGTGCCGCCCGGCTATCTGCTCCGGGTCGAGCAGGGCGAACTCGACGTCCATGTCTTCGAGTCCCTGACCGCCGAGACCCGCGCCGCGCACGCCGGGCGGGACTGGGAGCGCACCCTGCGCGCGAGCACCGCGGCGCTCACGCTGTGGCGCGGCACCCCGCTCGCCGGGCTCCCGCCCGAGCTGGGCGGATACGCCTTCGTGCAGCGGCTGGGGGAGGCCCGGCTGCTGCTCCTGGAGTGGCGGTACGACGCCGAGCTCGCCGTCGGTGGCGGCCGGCTCGACGCCGCCGTACCGGAGTTGACCGCGCTCGCCGCCGAACATCCGCTGCGTGAGGCCTTCCACCGCCAGCTGATGCTGGCCCTCCACCGCACGGGCCGCCAGGCCGAGGCCCTCGCCGTCCACCGCGACCTGCGCACCCACCTCATCGAGGAACTCGGCGTGGAGCCGGGGGCGGGGGTGCGGGAGGCGCATGTTGAGGTGCTGCGGGGGGAGTTGGGGGCGGGGGGTACTTGGGCCAGGACGCCGGGTTCCTCGGCTGGGGCGGCGGGCAGGGCGGCTGGGGCGTCGGGCACGTCGGCAGGGACGCCGGGCAGCGTGGTAGAGGCGCCGGGCACGGCCGACGGGGCGGTGGGCACGGCCGACGGGGCGGTGGGCACGGCCGGTTGGTCTGTGGACACGGCCGACGCGACGCCGGGCAGCGCGGCTGGGGTGCCGGGCAGCGTGGAAGGGGCGCCGGATCCGGCCGACGGGACGGTGGGCACGGTCGGCTGGTCTGCGGACACGGCCGACGGTTCGGTGGGCGCGGCGGGAAGGGCGTCGGCCCCGCTCGCCACGTCCGCGGCACCCGGCGCCGCACCGACCGCTCCGCCCCCGGCTGCCGCCACCCCAACCGCCGGCACCTCGGCCGCCGTAACCCCAACCGCCGGTTCCGCTGCCGCCACAGCAGTCGCAGCCACAGAAGCAGCCCCGACCCCCGTCCTGCCCTCGACCCCCGCTCCGCCCTCGGCCCTGACCTCCGCCTCGCCCTCGACCCCTGCCCCGTCCTCGCCCCCGTCCGCCACCCCACCCCCGGCACCCGCGCCCCCGACCCCCCTACCTCGCCCCGCCCAACTCCCCCCACCCCCACCCCACTTCACCGGCCGCACCACCCACCTCGACGACCTCCGCCAGACCCTCACCCCCCACAACTCTCCCTACAACTCCCCGCGCACATCGCCCCACAACTCGCCCCACAACCCCGCACACACCCCTCCCCCCGCCGCCCCCTACACCCCCATCGCCGTCATCAGCGGCACAGCCGGTGTAGGCAAGAGCGCTCTCGCCCTGCACACCGCGCACGCCCTGCGGGACCGCTTTCCCGACGGGCAGTTGTACGTCAACCTGCACGGCGCCACCCCCGGCATGACCCCCCTCACCTCGGCCCAGGCGCTCACCGCGCTGCTGCGGGACCTCGGTGCCGACCCCCGTTCCATCCCGGAACACCCCGACGCGGCGGCCGCGTTGCTGCGCTCGATGCTCGCCCCGACCCGCACCCTGATGGTGCTGGACGACGCCGAGAACGCCGCGCAAGTGCGGCGGTTGCTGCCGGCCGGCCCCGGCTGCGCGGTGATCGTCACCAGCCGCTCCCCGCTGGCCGCGCTCGACGGCGCCCGCCGCTTCCCGCTCGAACCCCTGTCGGCGGAGGAAAGCGCGGCACTGCTGCGGGCGGCGTCAGGCCGAGACCCCGGCCCCGATGCCGGTGACGGCGACGGCGACGACCGCATCGACGCCACCCACCCCCTCGTCGAACTCACCGGCCGCCTCCCCCTCGCCCTGCGCATCGTCGGCGCCCGCCTGGCCGCCCGCCGTGCCCTCACCCCGGACGTGCTCGCCGATCAACTCGCCGCCACGGAGAGCAGGTTGCAGCGGCTGGAGTACGACGACCTGTCCGTACGCCGCTCCCTGGCCGTCGCCCATGACGCGCTCGCCGCCTCGGGCCGCCGCTCCGACCGCGACGCCGCCCTCGCGCTGCGCCGCCTGGGCGCCCTGGACCTGCCCACGTACGGCGTCCCGCTCGTCGCCCGGCTCCTCGGCACCGACACCGATCGCGCGGAGGAGGCCCTGGACCGGCTCGTCGAGGTGGCGCTGCTGGAGGAGACGGCGTACGGCCGCTACGCCCCGCACGACCTGGTCCGCGACTTCGCCCGCGAACTCGCCGGCAGCGGACAGGCCGCCGACGTCGCCCGCACCGGTGTGCGCTGGTACACGGCCGTCGCCGAACGCGTCCTCACCGAGACCGTCGTGCCCGGCTTCGACCAGGAGGACCGGCGTCGCCCGACCCCGACGCAACCCCCCGAGCACACGGCGCACGTCCGGTCCGTGCCGCCCTTCGCCGGCTCCGAGGAGGCCTTCGCCTGGAGCACGGCGGAGCTGGAGAACATCGTCGCGCTCGCCGAGCGGTACGCGGACGCCTCCGACGAGCGCACCGCCGCCCATGTCTCCACGCTGCTGCGGCTCATCTTCCCCTGCCTCCAACGCGGCGGCCGGGTCTCCGAGATGGAGGTGCTCGGCCAGGTGGCGCTCCAGCTGGCGCGCCGCCTGGGCGACGAGGTGGCCGAGGCCTACGCGCTGAGCGACCTCGCCGGGATGCACTTCCTCGCCGGCCGGCACGGCGAGTCCCTCGCGTTCATGGAACAGGCCATCGTGCTGTGGCGGCGGCTCGGCATGATCTCCCGGGTCCGGCGCTGCCTCGGCAACCAGGGCCTGCTGCTGGAGAGCCTCGGCCGGTACGCCGAGTGCGAGCAGGCGCTGCTCCAATGTCTGGAGCTGTCACCACAGTTGGACGATCCGTGGGGCGACGCGGTGGCGTACGGCCATCTCGGCAACCTCTACGAGCACACCGACCCGCGGGCCGCCATCGAGTACCACCGGCGCTCGCTCGCGATCGGCAACGAGATCGGCAACGTCATCGTGGCCCACTCCGCGCTCTGCAACATCGGCTACGCGTATCTCGCCCTCGGTGAACCGGCCGCCGCCGTACCGCACTTCGAGGAGAGCCTGAGCATGCTCGGCGGGCACAGCGACTGGCACGGGGAGTCCCAGTCCCGGCTCGGGCTGGTGCGCGCGCTGCGGCTGCTCGGCCGGACCGGGCCGTGCGAGAGCGAGTGCACCGAGCTGCTGCGCCGCGCGGACGCCCGCGCCGACGGGTACACCGGCGGGCTCGCCCGCCATCAGTACGGGCTGCTGCTGCGGGAGACGGGGCGGCCGGCCGAGGCGCGGGAGCAGTGGCGCGTCGCGCTGGCCGCGCTGGACGGCACGGACAAGAAGGAGGTCCTGGCCGAGCTCAGGGAGCTGCTCGCAAGCTGACCGGGGCGGGCGGCTACTTGGCGTCGGCATAGCACTCCACCACCGACGTCGTGAACGGGAACCGCACCGGCGTCTCGCCGAACGTCAGCCGGGCGGCCAGCGCCGCGGCCTCCCGAATGGCGGCGACGACCTGCTCGGCCTCCTCCTCTGGGCAGTGCACGATCACCTCGTCGTGCTGGAAGAAGACCAGCTCGGCCGCCATGTCCGCGCAGGTCCGCCGCAGGGCCGCGAGCAGCAGCAGGGTCCAGTCGGCGGCGCTGCCCTGGACGACGAAGTTACGGGCGAAGCGGCCGCGGGCGCGGGCGTTGGTGGAGGCGTAGCCCGGCACCCAGCCGTCGTCCTCCTGGGGAATGCCGGCCTCGTCGGCGCCGTCCTCGCCCGAGCCGGCCGCGGGCGGGCAGGTGCGGCCGAGCCAGGTCCGTACGAGCCGCCCCTCCTCGCCCGCGCGGGCCGCCTCGTCGACGTACGCCACCGCCTTGGGGAAGCGGCGGCGCAGCGCGGCGAGGTTCTTCAGGCCGTCCCCGGAGGTCTGGCCGTACACGGCACCCAGCACCGCGATCTTGGCCTGGTCGCGGTCGCCGGAGAAGGCGCGGTCGGAGACGGACTGGTAGAGGTCGCTCTCCCGGCCGGCCACCTCCATCAGACCGGGGTCGCGGGAGATGGCGGCGAGCACGCGCGGTTCCATCTGGTCGGCGTCGGCGACGACCAGCCGCCAGCCGGGGTCGGCGACGACCGCACGGCGTATCACCTTGGGGATCTGGAGGGCGCCGCCGCCGTTGGTGACCCAGCGGCCGGTGACGGTTCCGTGGCAGAGGAACTCCGGGCGGAAGCGGCCTTCCCGCACCCAGTCCTGGAGCCAGGACCAGCCGTGGGCCACCCAGATGCGGTACAGCTTCTTGTACTCGATGAGGGGCTTCACGGCCGGGTGGTCGACGGTCTCCAGCTCCCAGCGACGGGTCGAGGCGACCTTGATGCCGGCCTGCGCGAAGGCCTTGACGACGTCGGCGGGCAGGTCGGGCCGGACCCGGCGGCCGAACGCGGCGGACACCTCGTCGGCGAGCTCGGCGAGCCGCCGGGGCTCACCGCCACCGGCGTACCGGTCGCCCAGCAGCTCGTGCAGCACCGCCCGGTGGACGTCGGCGCTCCACGGCAGTCCGGCGCGGTTCATCTCGGCGGCCACCAGCATCCCGGCCGACTCGGCGGTGATCAGCAGCCGCATCCGGTCGGGGTGCGCGGTGGCGTCCTGGCGGCGCAGCTGGTCGGCGTAGACCTCCAGGAGGTCGGTGAGGGGGAGGTGGACGGCCTGGGGCTCGAAGAGGGAGGACTGGGAGCCGGGTTCGGCGGAGCGCAGCGGCGGATCGGGCGGTACGGGGCCGCCGCGCAGCCGGGCGAGCGCGGCGGCGGCCGACCGGGGTTCGCCGTACCGCCCGGCATGGCCGAGCAGCAGGGTCTCCGCGTCCTCGATGTCGTAGCACCGCTCTACCCGCACCCCCGTGGCGAGCAGCCGCGGGTACACCTCGGCGGTGGACCGCCACACCCACCGCGTGACCTCCGGCCGCCCCCGCACGGCCGCCGCCAGATCCGGCTCCCGCACCACCGGCCCCACGGGCAGCCCGTCGTCACCGAGGGGGGCGACCTCCGCGCCACCGCCCTCGGCCGGAGCGAGCGCCCAGCGGTCGGTCATGGTTGCGAGTGTCGCAGGAGGGTCTGACAACGAGGCTCAGCCCTGTCGCGTCGACTATGACGGTCAGCCCTGTCGCCGTACCGGCAACGAGGGTCAGCCCTGCTGCGTCGGCTTCTGGATCTTGGCGAGCGCCTCGGTGAGGTACTCCTCCGCGGCCGGCTTGCCGATCCCGAGACCCGACAGCACTCCTTCGCCGTTCTCGAACTCCAGCAGCGCCAGCAGCATGTGCTCGGTGCCGACGTAGTTGTGGCCCAGGCGCAGGGCCTCGCGGAAGGTGAGTTCCAGGACCTTCTTGGCGTCGGCGCCGTAGGGCACCAGCTCCGGGGCGTTCTCCGCGGCCGGCGGGAGCGCGGCGGTGGCGGCCTGGCGGACGGTGTCGAGGAGGACGTCCTGCGCGACGATCGCCTTCGCGGCCAGCCCCTCCGGTTCCGCCAGCAGGCCGAGGACCAGGTGCTCGGGGCGGCCCTCGGCGTTGTGGGCGGCGACGGCCTCGTTGTGGGCGGCCATCACCACGTTCCGCGCGCGTGGCGTGAACCGGCTGAAGTCCTGGTTCGCGCCGGCGTCCCCGCCCTCCTTGGGCACGAACCGCTTCTGCGCCGCCTGCCGGGTCACCCCCATGCTCTTGCCGATGTCCGTCCAGGAGGCGCCCGAGCGGCGGGCCTGGTCCACGAAGTGGCCGATCAGATGGTCGGCGACCTCACCGAGGTGATCGGCGGCGATCACCGCGTCCTCAAGCTGTTCGAGGGGCTCGGCGTGGACCTTCTTGATGGCGGCGATGAGGTCGTCGAGGCGTACGGATGACGTGATGATGGGGTTCGTCGTCATGTGTCAACCGTAGGTTGACACCCATCGAGTGTCAACTCGGAGTTGACACTACTTCGGCGCCGAGACGGCCAGCCGCACCGCCAGCCCCGTGAACACCGTCCCGCTGAAGACGTTGAGCCCGCGCGCCACCCGCCGGCTCCGCCGCAGCAGCGCCGACAGCTTCCCGGAGAGCAGCCCGATCGAACCGTCCACCGCGAACCCCATCACCGTGATCGAGAGCCCGAGCACCAGGAACTGCTCCCACACATGACCCTTCTCGGGCGCCACGAACTGGGGCAGGAACGCCACGTTGAAGAGGATCACCTTGGGGTTCAGCAGATTGGTCACGGCGCCCTGCCAGAACGCCCGCCGCATCCCCGGCCCGGCCGCCGTCCCCTCACCCGGCACCGAACGGTCCCGGAAGGCCTTCACTGCGAGGTACAGCAGATAGGCCGCGCCCGCCCAGCGCAGCACGTGGTACAGCGTCGGCAGCGCCAGGAACAGCGCCGACAGGCCGAGCGCCGCGGCGACCGTGTGCACGAACATCGCGCAGGCCACCCCGAACGCCGCCATCACCCCCGTCGACGGCCCGCCCCGGCCACCCATCGCCACGATGAACATCATGTCGGGACCCGGAGTCACACAGAGCGCGAAGGCGGCCACGAGGAAGGCCGCGTAGAGAGACATGTCCATCATGCGGCCATGCTCGAAGCCCCCACCGCCCACGGCACCCGATTTTCGGGGAGTGAGACGATCGCCCCGTGACCAGCAGCAGTACGTCCAGCGGAGACACCCCCGGCACTCCGGGCACCGTCGACCGCGCCTTCGAGGCCGCCCTCTACACCGACGCCGACTCCGCCCTCGACGCGGCCGCCTCCCTCCTCGCCGCCGACGCGAAGGCCGACGCCGAAGTCGAACGCCGGGGGCGGGAGTTCGTCGCGGCCGCCTGGCGCCGTGGCTGGCAGCCCGCCGACGTCGTACGACTGGTACGGCGCGAGCTGGACGACGTACACCTGCGCCTGCTGTCGGCGCTGATCCGCGCGCAGGCGCCCGACGACCGGGCGCGCGGCCCGCGCTGGGCCGCCCAGCTCGCCGAACTCCCCGCCGAACCCGCACCCCGCACCGACCGCTTCTCACACGCCACCGCGGTCCTGGAGCTGTACCGCCTGCTGCTGCGGCTGCCCACCCTCGAACCCCTGGACGAGCCCGTCACCCGGCACGCCTCCGCCGAGCCCCGGATGCTCACCCGGATCCGCGCGCTGCTCGCCAAGGCGGAGGCGACCGGCTACCCGGACGAGGCGGAGGCGCTCACCGCCAAGGCGCAGGAACTGATGGCCCGGCACAGTGTCGACGAGGCGCTGCTGGATGCGCAGGCGCCCACGCATGACGCCCCCGGCGCCTGCCGGATCGGGGTCGAGCCGCCGTACGAGCAGGCCAAGGCGGTGCTGCTGGACGCGGTGGCGACGGCGAACCACTGCCGGGCCGTCTGGAACGAGGCGTTCGCGTTCTCCACGGTGGTCGGCTTCGGCCCCGACCTCGACGCCGTCGAGCTGCTCTACACCTCGCTCCTGGTGCAGGCCACGACCGCCATGACGAAGGCGGAGGCCGCCCAGCGGGCCGGTGGCCGCAAGCGGACCAAGACCTTCCGGCAGTCCTTCCTCGCGGCCTACGCCCACCGCGTCGGCGACCGGCTGCGCGCCGCCGCCGAGACCCAGGTCGGCGACGACCTGCTCCCGGTCCTCGCCACCCGCGAGGTCGCCGTCACCGACCGCGTGGACCGCATGTTCCCGCAGACCACCACGACCCGCCTGCGCGGAGTCACCGACGAGGCGGGCTGGGTGGAGGGCGCCGAGGCGGCCGACCGGGCGCAGGTGAAGTCCCGCAGGCCCCTGCGCTGAGCCGGGTCAGTCGCTGGACTCCTGGAATCCGGACACCGTCGCGTCCGGAGTCTGACTGTTCTTCTTCAGCGCGACATCGCCGTACGACCACTTGAAGGCGTGCGTCTTGGTGGACCCGGGCAGGGTGAAGTCCGCGCTCGTCACGGCGAGGCTGCGGTCGCCGCCCTTCTCGCCCCGGACATAGGTGATGGTGAAGGAGATCGAGGCGTCCTTGGCCAGGCTCGTCTTCCTGGCCGTGGCGGCGGGGTCGGACTCCACCTTCGCCGTGGTGCCGCCGGCGGCGAGGCCCACACTGGGCAGGCCGTCCAGCGTGCACTTGGCGCCGCTCTTGTTGGTGATCGTCACCGGCACGTTGCCGGTGTCACCGGCG includes:
- a CDS encoding Clp protease N-terminal domain-containing protein, whose protein sequence is MTTNPIITSSVRLDDLIAAIKKVHAEPLEQLEDAVIAADHLGEVADHLIGHFVDQARRSGASWTDIGKSMGVTRQAAQKRFVPKEGGDAGANQDFSRFTPRARNVVMAAHNEAVAAHNAEGRPEHLVLGLLAEPEGLAAKAIVAQDVLLDTVRQAATAALPPAAENAPELVPYGADAKKVLELTFREALRLGHNYVGTEHMLLALLEFENGEGVLSGLGIGKPAAEEYLTEALAKIQKPTQQG
- a CDS encoding SigE family RNA polymerase sigma factor → MRQGRSDAFDRFVANRWPALLHLARLLTGGDRHRAEDLLQEALVKLWFAWPRVADQAPEAYVRKILARAAARSARRRWWGEQPTDPLDRLPDAPEPADETAAVDERTRLEAVLAQLPARQRAAVVLRYYQDLPEQQVAEVLGCPVGTARSLTARGVGRLRRLMAETAEPVSSSTE
- a CDS encoding DUF2786 domain-containing protein yields the protein MTSSSTSSGDTPGTPGTVDRAFEAALYTDADSALDAAASLLAADAKADAEVERRGREFVAAAWRRGWQPADVVRLVRRELDDVHLRLLSALIRAQAPDDRARGPRWAAQLAELPAEPAPRTDRFSHATAVLELYRLLLRLPTLEPLDEPVTRHASAEPRMLTRIRALLAKAEATGYPDEAEALTAKAQELMARHSVDEALLDAQAPTHDAPGACRIGVEPPYEQAKAVLLDAVATANHCRAVWNEAFAFSTVVGFGPDLDAVELLYTSLLVQATTAMTKAEAAQRAGGRKRTKTFRQSFLAAYAHRVGDRLRAAAETQVGDDLLPVLATREVAVTDRVDRMFPQTTTTRLRGVTDEAGWVEGAEAADRAQVKSRRPLR
- a CDS encoding LysE family translocator, producing the protein MMDMSLYAAFLVAAFALCVTPGPDMMFIVAMGGRGGPSTGVMAAFGVACAMFVHTVAAALGLSALFLALPTLYHVLRWAGAAYLLYLAVKAFRDRSVPGEGTAAGPGMRRAFWQGAVTNLLNPKVILFNVAFLPQFVAPEKGHVWEQFLVLGLSITVMGFAVDGSIGLLSGKLSALLRRSRRVARGLNVFSGTVFTGLAVRLAVSAPK
- a CDS encoding bifunctional 3'-5' exonuclease/DNA polymerase; its protein translation is MTDRWALAPAEGGGAEVAPLGDDGLPVGPVVREPDLAAAVRGRPEVTRWVWRSTAEVYPRLLATGVRVERCYDIEDAETLLLGHAGRYGEPRSAAAALARLRGGPVPPDPPLRSAEPGSQSSLFEPQAVHLPLTDLLEVYADQLRRQDATAHPDRMRLLITAESAGMLVAAEMNRAGLPWSADVHRAVLHELLGDRYAGGGEPRRLAELADEVSAAFGRRVRPDLPADVVKAFAQAGIKVASTRRWELETVDHPAVKPLIEYKKLYRIWVAHGWSWLQDWVREGRFRPEFLCHGTVTGRWVTNGGGALQIPKVIRRAVVADPGWRLVVADADQMEPRVLAAISRDPGLMEVAGRESDLYQSVSDRAFSGDRDQAKIAVLGAVYGQTSGDGLKNLAALRRRFPKAVAYVDEAARAGEEGRLVRTWLGRTCPPAAGSGEDGADEAGIPQEDDGWVPGYASTNARARGRFARNFVVQGSAADWTLLLLAALRRTCADMAAELVFFQHDEVIVHCPEEEAEQVVAAIREAAALAARLTFGETPVRFPFTTSVVECYADAK
- a CDS encoding BTAD domain-containing putative transcriptional regulator; this translates as MSPTARFRQVQRVGRQWVGVKRCELRFGLLGPPVLYDVDGGADHPAARVVSSPKVRVLLAALLLEAGRTVSVDALKDALWGGSPPASAQASLHNHVTRLRRLLDDPDRLRAVPPGYLLRVEQGELDVHVFESLTAETRAAHAGRDWERTLRASTAALTLWRGTPLAGLPPELGGYAFVQRLGEARLLLLEWRYDAELAVGGGRLDAAVPELTALAAEHPLREAFHRQLMLALHRTGRQAEALAVHRDLRTHLIEELGVEPGAGVREAHVEVLRGELGAGGTWARTPGSSAGAAGRAAGASGTSAGTPGSVVEAPGTADGAVGTADGAVGTAGWSVDTADATPGSAAGVPGSVEGAPDPADGTVGTVGWSADTADGSVGAAGRASAPLATSAAPGAAPTAPPPAAATPTAGTSAAVTPTAGSAAATAVAATEAAPTPVLPSTPAPPSALTSASPSTPAPSSPPSATPPPAPAPPTPLPRPAQLPPPPPHFTGRTTHLDDLRQTLTPHNSPYNSPRTSPHNSPHNPAHTPPPAAPYTPIAVISGTAGVGKSALALHTAHALRDRFPDGQLYVNLHGATPGMTPLTSAQALTALLRDLGADPRSIPEHPDAAAALLRSMLAPTRTLMVLDDAENAAQVRRLLPAGPGCAVIVTSRSPLAALDGARRFPLEPLSAEESAALLRAASGRDPGPDAGDGDGDDRIDATHPLVELTGRLPLALRIVGARLAARRALTPDVLADQLAATESRLQRLEYDDLSVRRSLAVAHDALAASGRRSDRDAALALRRLGALDLPTYGVPLVARLLGTDTDRAEEALDRLVEVALLEETAYGRYAPHDLVRDFARELAGSGQAADVARTGVRWYTAVAERVLTETVVPGFDQEDRRRPTPTQPPEHTAHVRSVPPFAGSEEAFAWSTAELENIVALAERYADASDERTAAHVSTLLRLIFPCLQRGGRVSEMEVLGQVALQLARRLGDEVAEAYALSDLAGMHFLAGRHGESLAFMEQAIVLWRRLGMISRVRRCLGNQGLLLESLGRYAECEQALLQCLELSPQLDDPWGDAVAYGHLGNLYEHTDPRAAIEYHRRSLAIGNEIGNVIVAHSALCNIGYAYLALGEPAAAVPHFEESLSMLGGHSDWHGESQSRLGLVRALRLLGRTGPCESECTELLRRADARADGYTGGLARHQYGLLLRETGRPAEAREQWRVALAALDGTDKKEVLAELRELLAS
- a CDS encoding glycosyltransferase family 2 protein, with protein sequence MEEAARAPRVAVAVVTMGNRPAEVDALLESVAKQDVPPTRIVIVGNGCRLPEFAERLSLPGEVTVVELEENLGCPGGRNVGLARLREFGDVDVVVELDDDGLLVDADVLRRVGELFAADDRLGIVGFRIADEHGETQQRHVPRLGSADPLRGGYVTGFLGGGHGFRMAMLDQIGDWPARFFFAHEESDLAWRAADAGWRILYAPELLLQHPKTSPARHAVYYRVNARNRVWLARRRLPLPLIPVHLGVWMLLTVARNRSGAGLRAWFGGFAEGLRESAGERRPMRWRTVWRLTRLGRPPVI
- a CDS encoding DUF3052 domain-containing protein; protein product: MTSGYSGTPLARKIGLKGGQRVGLRHAPEGWDIPGLPDGCSPVVGGPRGMDVTVAFHRERARLAAEAAALVRDLADDAMLWIAWPRKAAGHVSDITENDLRELFLPLGVVDVKVAALGEDWSGLKFVRRKENRGAERRTRPRT
- a CDS encoding DUF4232 domain-containing protein, whose protein sequence is MRALPLAAATLAAAFLLTGCSDDDGGKDTGASAAAKSGGACAIGEMGVRVGPANAAPAAGDTGNVPVTITNKSGAKCTLDGLPSVGLAAGGTTAKVESDPAATARKTSLAKDASISFTITYVRGEKGGDRSLAVTSADFTLPGSTKTHAFKWSYGDVALKKNSQTPDATVSGFQESSD